The Chroicocephalus ridibundus chromosome 3, bChrRid1.1, whole genome shotgun sequence genome has a segment encoding these proteins:
- the LCA5 gene encoding lebercilin, with product MGERVRSPDSEHDRKSDGDKNSDSYYSDEDNASHSSGQSPTLSYPSTSQEKRDHKTQTSNSLVHYQATKKLGSKYAPSKRGTQWGFRSQSLTRDSPAKDIDLVTKRVLSARLLKINELRNELTELHIKLDELQKENRALKRLQHRQEKALNKFEDTENEISQLLARHNNEIRILRERLRKSQERERATERRLKDSEDELYRTKTVLQKLKKLSADKHLAERDDLAKKLAYAESRLEESEKRIKDLEKNLELSGSSFQRELHSKKKKMHEVQEENRVLQEELNQLNQKLKEKERELEAKNIYANRMLKVSPRKDMDIIQRKRANNQNIKKGAQLTKAVQTSGYFSPVEFLPEPELICGDTVNKKEGILPKIEKETQDKEWKEQADLLRQDQDKEREEKLKRFQEIQALEERVQKLHDEWEREEYDKMKKESSFLLDKEEKTKMETEIHKPEVERESTEMLEERRKREFLLAKMQEIDRETQNVTNVRPASQAPLINTARKSDSLEKKDKTNQFFEIPGRVTNGFPGDGSQDDATRAQGQKQRNVRTVDLSSELTFGSYIPSFGKGSGRPSWLTQKSDNLEENVKENADSNSKKEKKSNLMEQLFGSSASTILLSKNNDTTPLDIDWDSRNTLLVDKNSKVKVKEDSDLFGEGRNLTRHRLQHTTSKPGLKTLGSLEDEIEEVVLQ from the exons ccACAAAGAAATTGGGTTCCAAATATGCACCAAGCAAAAGAGGGACACAATGGGGTTTCCGTTCTCAGAGCCTCACTAGGGATTCTCCTGCAAAAGATATAGATCTTGTTACAAAAAGAGTTCTTTCTGCTAGGCTGCTGAAAATCAATGAGCTCCGAAATGAACTGACTGAACTCCACATCAAACTAGatgagctgcagaaggaaaacagggcACTGAAGAGGCTTCAGCACAGGCAGGAGAAAGCCTTGAATAAGTTTGAAGATACGGAAAACGAAATCTCTCAGCTCCTTGCTCGGCACAACAATGAGATTAGAATATTAAGGGAGCGCCTACGAAAATCTCAAGAGAGAGAACGTGCAACTGAGAGACGGCTGAAAGATTCGGAAGATGAACTGTACAGAACAAAAACTGTCttgcagaaactgaaaaaacTGTCTGCAGATAAGCACCTTGCCGAAAGAGATGACCTGGCAAAGAAACTAGCCTATGCGGAGAGCAGGCTAGAGGAGAGTGAAAAAAGAATTAAG gatctggaaaaaaatcttgaattaAGTGGTAGCAGTTTTCAACGAGAGttacattcaaagaaaaaaaagatgcatgaGGTTCAAGAAGAAAATAGAGTTCTCCAAGAAGAGCTTAATCAACTTAATCAGAAGCTGAAG gaaaaagaaagagaacttgaagcaaaaaatatatatgctaATCGTATGTTGAAGGTATCACCAAGAAAAGACATGGATATCATCCAAAGAAAAAGAG CCAacaaccaaaatattaaaaaaggtgCACAGCTCACAAAAGCCGTACAGACCAGTGGATATTTCTCACCAGTAGAATTTCTTCCAGAACCAGAACTTATCTGTGGTGACACAGTAAACAAGAAAGAAGGAATTCTTCCGAAAATA gaaaaagaaactcaAGACAAAGAATGGAAAGAGCAAGCAGACCTCCTAAGACAAGACCAagacaaggaaagggaagagaaattgAAACGTTTTCAGGAAATACAGGCTTTGGAGGAGAGAGTTCAAAAGCTACATGATG agtgggaaagggaagaatatgacaagatgaaaaaagaaagcagctttttattggataaagaagagaaaacaaagatggaGACAGAAATCCACAAACCTGAAGTAGAGAGAGAAAGCACTGAAATGCTGGAAGAGCGGCGAAAAAGAGAGTTCCTGCTTGCTAAAATGCAAGAAATTGATAGAGAAACTCAAAATGTAACAAACGTGAGACCTGCTTCCCAAGCACCACTCATAAATACAGCAAGAAAATCTGATTCAttggagaaaaaagataaaactaaTCAATTCTTTGAGATTCCTGGGAGGGTTACGAATGGATTTCCTGGAGATGGCAGCCAGGATGATGCCACAAGAGCGCAAGGGCAGAAGCAACGAAATGTAAGGACCGTAGATTTAAGTAGTGAGTTAACATTTGGTAGTTACATACCTTCCTTTGGGAAAGGATCAGGGAGACCAAGTTGGCTTACTCAAAAAAGTGACAACTTAGAAGAAAATGTTAAGGAAAATGCAGATAGCaatagtaagaaagaaaagaagtcgAATTTAATGGAACAACTCTTTGGAAGCAGTGCCAGTACCATCCTTCTTTCTAAAAATAACGATACAACACCCCTTGACATAGATTGGGACTCTAGAAATACTCTTCTTGTCGATAAAAACAGTAAAGTCAAAGTAAAAGAAGACAGTGACCTTTTTGGTGAAGGAAGAAACCTAACCAGACACCGTTTGCAACACACTACAAGCAAGCCAGGACTTAAGACCCTTGGTTCTTTAGAAGATGAAATCGAAGAAGTAGTCTTACAATGA